In one Oleidesulfovibrio alaskensis DSM 16109 genomic region, the following are encoded:
- a CDS encoding pyridoxal phosphate-dependent decarboxylase family protein: MTRKQFETLDLDNLEQNLQQAAELIAGRIRAIACDPVKQNISFEELAAIIPCDLPDEGHGPEAVIGEVARHIEPYSTRIGHPRFLAWITTSPGPAGTIGDMLCTGLNQAPLSFKGGPAATVLEEIVLGWFAGMFGMPEGWGGTIVSGGTMANLMGLTVARRVHAPQVHARGMQGLERPLVLYVSDQGHMSVTRSAVLLGIGEDNVRAVPSDSACRMIPHELEKAVQQDRRAGRLPFCVVAQAGSVTTGAVDPLPDIAAICRRENMWMHVDAAYGGAVMLADELRPLLAGIELADSVCVDPHKWFFVPLECGITLFRSREQQLETFRAKAAYLGAENPHDLKNTTFILSRANRALKVWFAFRSYGRLRIARIIRRNMELARQLYGLMCDHPEWEPLAPAPLSIVCGRYTPSAAVRGCWTEQQIDDLQLQMIEELERSGTALLTPAAVNGRAGVRVCIANHRTTPEDITLIFNTLTAIGTRIARPDEHETAGE; this comes from the coding sequence ATGACCCGGAAACAATTCGAGACGCTTGATCTCGATAATCTGGAGCAGAATCTCCAGCAGGCAGCGGAACTGATAGCCGGACGCATCAGGGCCATTGCCTGCGACCCTGTGAAACAGAACATCAGCTTTGAAGAACTGGCAGCCATCATTCCGTGCGACCTGCCGGATGAAGGCCATGGCCCTGAAGCCGTCATAGGTGAAGTGGCGCGGCATATCGAGCCATATTCCACCCGCATCGGCCATCCCCGTTTTCTGGCATGGATAACCACCAGCCCCGGACCGGCAGGAACCATAGGCGACATGCTGTGTACCGGCCTTAATCAGGCTCCGCTGAGCTTCAAGGGCGGACCGGCCGCAACCGTGCTGGAAGAGATTGTTCTAGGCTGGTTTGCCGGCATGTTCGGCATGCCTGAAGGATGGGGCGGCACCATTGTCAGCGGCGGCACCATGGCCAATCTCATGGGGCTTACCGTGGCACGGCGCGTCCACGCTCCGCAGGTGCATGCCCGCGGCATGCAGGGGCTTGAACGGCCGCTGGTGCTGTATGTTTCCGATCAGGGGCACATGTCGGTCACCCGCTCGGCCGTGCTGCTGGGCATCGGCGAAGACAACGTGCGCGCCGTTCCCAGTGACAGTGCCTGCCGCATGATACCGCACGAACTGGAAAAAGCCGTACAGCAGGACCGCAGGGCCGGACGGCTGCCGTTCTGCGTTGTGGCGCAGGCGGGCAGCGTCACCACGGGTGCCGTGGATCCGTTGCCGGACATTGCCGCCATCTGCCGCCGCGAAAACATGTGGATGCACGTGGATGCCGCATACGGCGGTGCCGTGATGCTGGCCGACGAACTGCGCCCGCTGCTGGCCGGCATCGAACTGGCCGATTCTGTCTGCGTTGATCCGCACAAATGGTTTTTTGTACCGCTGGAATGCGGCATAACCCTTTTCCGCAGCAGAGAACAACAGCTGGAAACATTCCGTGCAAAGGCAGCTTATCTGGGGGCTGAAAATCCCCATGACCTTAAAAACACCACGTTTATCCTTTCGCGCGCCAACAGGGCCCTGAAAGTCTGGTTCGCCTTCCGCAGCTACGGCCGTCTGCGCATTGCACGCATCATACGCCGCAATATGGAGCTGGCACGGCAGCTGTACGGGCTGATGTGCGACCATCCGGAGTGGGAACCTCTTGCCCCTGCGCCTCTTTCCATCGTGTGCGGCCGCTATACCCCTTCGGCTGCTGTGCGCGGGTGCTGGACAGAGCAGCAGATTGATGACCTGCAGCTGCAGATGATTGAAGAGCTGGAACGCAGCGGCACAGCGCTGCTCACCCCCGCAGCCGTGAACGGGCGGGCCGGCGTGCGCGTGTGCATAGCAAACCACCGCACCACACCGGAAGACATTACGCTTATTTTCAACACGCTTACTGCCATAGGCACACGGATTGCCCGGCCGGATGAACATGAAACAGCAGGAGAATGA
- a CDS encoding phosphatidate cytidylyltransferase: MISSHRKRILTSLILLPVLAGALFMGGWFLFALILAAALLGLREFYAMFWQRGTRCFYKITGYTAGAALLLAGAYNAHEWMLGIMLISFWAASLSFLTRYGSGDDSARFQDAQVLTAGLLYLPVTLHFALGMLPLELLLVLGAAFASDTGGYYAGTYCGKKRIWPRVSPKKSWEGSLGGLIFCTGICMLAGATVGNPQTSLWAWMLLGIVLNIASQMGDFFESALKRTMGVKDSGSALPGHGGLLDRIDSLLLVLPAYAGASRLVPFFQ, from the coding sequence ATGATCAGTTCGCACCGCAAACGCATACTCACCTCGCTCATTCTGCTACCTGTTCTGGCGGGCGCTCTGTTCATGGGCGGCTGGTTTCTTTTTGCACTCATTCTGGCAGCCGCCCTGCTGGGGCTGCGCGAATTCTACGCCATGTTCTGGCAGCGCGGCACCCGCTGCTTTTATAAAATCACCGGATACACCGCCGGTGCCGCCCTGCTGCTGGCCGGAGCCTACAACGCCCACGAATGGATGCTGGGCATCATGCTGATCTCTTTCTGGGCGGCGTCACTCAGCTTTCTCACCCGCTACGGCAGCGGTGACGATTCCGCACGTTTTCAGGATGCACAGGTGCTTACCGCAGGGCTTCTGTATCTGCCTGTCACACTGCACTTTGCACTGGGCATGCTGCCGCTGGAACTGCTGCTGGTACTTGGTGCGGCCTTTGCCTCGGACACGGGCGGATACTATGCCGGAACCTATTGCGGTAAAAAACGCATATGGCCCCGTGTGAGCCCTAAAAAAAGCTGGGAAGGCAGTCTGGGCGGCCTTATATTCTGTACCGGCATCTGTATGCTGGCCGGTGCCACCGTGGGCAATCCGCAGACTTCACTCTGGGCATGGATGCTGCTCGGCATAGTGCTGAACATTGCATCGCAGATGGGTGATTTTTTTGAATCCGCGCTTAAACGCACCATGGGGGTCAAAGATTCCGGCAGCGCTCTGCCGGGTCACGGCGGCCTGCTGGACCGCATAGACAGTCTGCTGCTTGTGCTGCCGGCATACGCGGGTGCAAGCCGCCTTGTGCCTTTTTTCCAGTAA
- a CDS encoding isoprenyl transferase yields the protein MTQPKTPQERSLPAHIAIIMDGNGRWATARGLSRSEGHKAGSRAVRTVVTRCRELGISHLTLYAFSQENWGRPKKEVGFLFDLLVSFLRDELPAMERENIRLSVFGDISALPMAARKALDHAMARTARNTALHLNLALNYSGRADIVQACRRLMAAGTPEQDVTEELFSSFLWTAGQPDPDLVIRTSGEIRLSNFLLYQSAYSELYFTDIAWPDFGSEQLDEALHAYAMRSRRFGRTEEQKQS from the coding sequence TTGACCCAACCGAAGACGCCCCAGGAACGGAGTCTGCCCGCACATATTGCCATCATTATGGACGGCAACGGCAGGTGGGCAACGGCCAGAGGGCTTTCGCGCAGCGAAGGGCACAAAGCCGGAAGCCGCGCTGTCCGCACGGTGGTCACCCGCTGCCGCGAGCTGGGCATCAGCCATCTGACTCTTTACGCGTTTTCGCAGGAAAACTGGGGACGGCCCAAAAAAGAAGTGGGGTTCCTCTTTGATCTGCTGGTCAGCTTTCTGCGTGATGAACTGCCCGCCATGGAGCGCGAGAACATCCGCCTTTCCGTCTTCGGCGATATAAGCGCACTGCCCATGGCCGCCCGCAAGGCGCTGGATCACGCCATGGCCCGCACGGCCCGCAACACGGCTCTGCATCTGAATCTGGCGCTCAACTATTCCGGCAGAGCAGACATTGTGCAGGCCTGCCGCAGACTCATGGCCGCAGGCACCCCGGAGCAGGATGTCACGGAAGAGCTTTTCAGCAGCTTTCTGTGGACAGCCGGCCAGCCGGACCCCGACCTTGTAATCCGCACCAGCGGAGAAATCAGGCTTTCTAACTTTCTGCTGTACCAGAGCGCCTACAGCGAACTTTATTTCACCGACATTGCATGGCCCGACTTCGGCAGCGAACAGCTGGACGAGGCGCTGCACGCCTATGCCATGCGCAGCCGCCGTTTCGGCCGGACCGAGGAGCAGAAACAGTCATGA
- the frr gene encoding ribosome recycling factor has protein sequence MDTILLETEERMEKAVAALDREFGRLRTGRASTSLVDSIKVDYYGTPTPINQLASVAVPDSRTITIQPWDRGAFALVEKAIMQSDLGLTPINDGKIIRISMPPLTEERRKELVKVAKKYTEDAKVAVRNIRRDANEQIKKMEKDKAITEDDMKRGQDEVQKLTDAFVAKSEKVLAKKEKEIMEV, from the coding sequence ATGGATACAATTCTGCTCGAAACCGAAGAACGGATGGAAAAGGCAGTCGCCGCTCTCGACCGCGAATTCGGACGCCTGCGCACCGGACGGGCCTCCACATCGCTTGTCGATTCCATCAAGGTGGATTACTACGGCACCCCCACGCCCATCAACCAGCTGGCTTCCGTGGCTGTGCCCGACAGCCGCACCATCACCATTCAGCCGTGGGACCGCGGGGCTTTCGCTCTGGTTGAAAAAGCCATCATGCAGTCCGATCTGGGGCTTACTCCGATCAACGACGGCAAAATCATCCGCATTTCCATGCCGCCCCTTACCGAAGAGCGCCGCAAGGAACTGGTGAAGGTAGCCAAAAAGTACACCGAAGATGCCAAGGTGGCCGTGCGCAATATCCGCCGCGACGCCAATGAGCAGATTAAAAAGATGGAAAAAGACAAAGCCATTACTGAAGACGACATGAAACGCGGTCAGGACGAAGTGCAGAAGCTCACTGATGCGTTTGTTGCCAAGTCTGAAAAAGTGTTGGCCAAAAAAGAAAAAGAAATCATGGAAGTATAG
- the pyrH gene encoding UMP kinase produces the protein MSELKYKRALIKLSGEALAGDKKFGIDPETVSNICREIAEVLEMGLQVSLVIGGGNIFRGLSSSAKGMDRSSADYMGMLATVLNAVAVQDALEKLGHATRVLSAITMQEVCEPYIRRRAERHLEKGRVVICAAGTGNPYFTTDTAAALRGMELKCDVIIKATKVDGVYDKDPMQHDDAVMYRQLSYIEVLQKNLRVMDSTAISLCMENNVPIIVCNMYKGGIKRAVMGEDVGTIVQGG, from the coding sequence ATGAGCGAACTGAAATACAAGCGCGCGCTGATCAAACTGAGCGGCGAGGCTCTTGCCGGCGACAAGAAGTTCGGTATTGACCCTGAAACGGTTTCGAATATATGTCGGGAAATCGCCGAGGTACTGGAAATGGGCCTTCAGGTCTCTCTGGTTATCGGCGGCGGCAACATTTTCCGCGGGCTTTCCTCATCCGCCAAGGGCATGGACAGGTCTTCGGCAGACTACATGGGTATGCTGGCCACCGTGCTGAACGCAGTGGCCGTGCAGGATGCGCTGGAAAAACTGGGACACGCCACCCGGGTGCTTTCGGCCATAACCATGCAGGAAGTCTGCGAGCCCTACATCCGCCGCCGCGCCGAGCGTCATCTGGAAAAAGGCCGCGTGGTCATATGCGCTGCCGGTACCGGCAATCCGTATTTCACCACCGACACAGCCGCTGCGCTGCGCGGTATGGAACTGAAATGCGATGTCATCATAAAAGCGACCAAAGTTGACGGCGTTTACGACAAAGACCCCATGCAGCATGACGATGCAGTCATGTACCGTCAGCTCAGCTACATTGAGGTGCTGCAGAAAAACCTGCGCGTCATGGACTCCACAGCCATCAGTCTGTGCATGGAAAACAACGTGCCCATCATCGTCTGCAACATGTACAAAGGCGGCATAAAACGTGCTGTCATGGGCGAAGACGTGGGAACCATAGTGCAAGGAGGCTAA
- a CDS encoding glycosyltransferase family 2 protein has translation MKSGITGLVLTYNGGRLLDKCLASLAFCDRVLVVDSFSTDSTVEIARNRGADVLQNPWHGPAAQFEFALAQIDTEWVVSLDQDEICTPALSQAVQKTVRTAPAGLAGCYPRRRNWYHDRFMKHSGWYPDRLLRVFRPALMQVHVSGAHYSFHPQGPTQNIDADILHYPYESFFQHLEKINAYAQQGADDLRRKGKKGGIAAGMAHGFARFFKLYVIQRGMLDGRAGFINATHGAFYAYLKYVRVQEGDWGAPYDHS, from the coding sequence ATGAAATCCGGAATAACGGGGCTGGTACTCACATATAACGGCGGGCGTCTGCTGGACAAATGTCTGGCGTCGCTCGCATTTTGCGACCGGGTGCTGGTGGTGGATTCATTTTCTACAGACAGCACGGTGGAGATAGCCCGCAACCGCGGCGCCGATGTGCTGCAAAACCCATGGCACGGCCCTGCGGCACAATTCGAGTTTGCCCTGGCGCAGATTGATACGGAATGGGTCGTAAGCCTTGATCAGGATGAAATATGCACCCCCGCCCTGAGTCAGGCGGTGCAGAAAACCGTACGCACCGCTCCGGCCGGTCTTGCCGGCTGCTATCCGCGCCGCCGCAACTGGTACCACGACCGTTTCATGAAGCACTCCGGCTGGTATCCCGACAGGTTGTTGCGGGTGTTTCGTCCGGCACTCATGCAGGTACATGTAAGCGGTGCCCATTATTCTTTTCACCCGCAGGGCCCCACACAGAACATCGACGCGGATATACTGCATTATCCGTACGAAAGTTTTTTTCAGCATCTGGAAAAAATCAACGCCTATGCCCAGCAGGGAGCCGATGACCTGCGGCGCAAAGGCAAAAAAGGTGGTATAGCAGCGGGTATGGCACATGGCTTTGCCCGTTTTTTCAAGCTGTATGTCATCCAGCGGGGCATGCTGGACGGACGTGCAGGCTTTATAAATGCAACGCACGGCGCGTTTTACGCATACCTGAAGTACGTCCGCGTACAGGAAGGCGACTGGGGAGCGCCGTACGATCATTCATGA
- a CDS encoding DegT/DnrJ/EryC1/StrS family aminotransferase: MRESFLVFGQPLIEQDEIDEVVDSMHKAWIGTGPKVHQFERDFAAYKGVAHAAAVNSCTAALHLACLTLDLAPGDEVITTAMTFCASVNAIIHAGGTPVLADADPVTLNISAETIAPHIGPRTRAIMVVHYAGRCCDMDPIMELARKHGLIVIEDCAHAIESEYKGRKAGTIGHIGCFSFYATKNIVTGEGGMIISDDKAAIDRCKIMALHGMSADAWARFSDAGYKHYQVVDHGFKYNMMDIQAAMGIHQLRRVEEYWKRRACIWQKYNEGLAGLGIGLPADAEEHTRHAYHLYTIRVSAACCGVERDAMLEALRAHNIGVGVHYLAVPEHPYYRRRFGWDPADTPVATAYGRETVSLPLSPKLSDGDVDDVIEAIRAICTESAR; the protein is encoded by the coding sequence ATGCGTGAGTCCTTTCTGGTTTTCGGACAGCCCCTTATCGAACAGGACGAAATAGACGAAGTCGTGGACTCCATGCACAAGGCATGGATCGGCACCGGTCCCAAGGTGCATCAGTTTGAACGCGATTTCGCCGCATACAAGGGCGTGGCGCATGCCGCCGCCGTCAACTCGTGCACGGCAGCCCTGCACCTTGCCTGTCTTACACTCGACCTTGCACCCGGCGACGAGGTGATAACCACCGCCATGACCTTCTGCGCGTCGGTCAATGCCATCATCCATGCCGGCGGTACTCCCGTGCTGGCTGATGCAGACCCCGTCACGCTTAATATTTCGGCCGAAACCATAGCCCCGCACATCGGCCCGCGCACCCGCGCCATCATGGTGGTGCACTACGCAGGACGCTGCTGCGATATGGACCCCATAATGGAGCTGGCCCGCAAACACGGTCTGATTGTCATCGAAGACTGCGCCCACGCCATTGAAAGCGAATACAAAGGGCGCAAAGCCGGCACCATAGGGCACATAGGCTGCTTCAGCTTTTACGCCACCAAAAACATCGTCACCGGCGAAGGCGGCATGATCATTTCTGACGACAAAGCCGCCATAGACCGCTGCAAAATAATGGCACTGCACGGCATGAGCGCCGACGCATGGGCCAGATTCAGCGATGCGGGCTACAAGCACTATCAGGTTGTTGATCACGGCTTTAAGTACAACATGATGGATATTCAGGCGGCCATGGGCATCCATCAGCTGCGGCGCGTGGAAGAATACTGGAAACGCCGCGCCTGCATATGGCAGAAGTACAATGAAGGACTGGCCGGACTTGGCATAGGCCTGCCCGCCGACGCCGAGGAACATACCCGCCATGCGTACCACCTGTACACCATACGGGTGTCGGCCGCGTGCTGCGGCGTGGAACGCGACGCCATGCTTGAAGCGCTGAGGGCGCACAACATAGGCGTGGGCGTACACTATCTGGCAGTTCCCGAACACCCCTACTACCGGCGCCGTTTCGGCTGGGACCCGGCAGACACTCCGGTGGCCACAGCTTACGGGCGCGAGACTGTCAGCCTGCCCCTTTCCCCCAAACTGTCAGACGGTGATGTGGACGATGTCATAGAAGCCATCCGCGCCATCTGCACGGAATCTGCCAGATGA
- the tsf gene encoding translation elongation factor Ts, protein MAAITAAMVKELREKTAAGMMDCKKALQECDGDEAKAVDWLRQKGLSKAAKKADRATSEGLIGSYIHSNGKIGVMVELKCETDFVARNEQFIELAKNLAMQIAATNPVAVDENGVDAELIERERAVYREKALAEGKPENIVEKIVDGAIKKYYKEVCLLEQPFIRDDKKVIRDLLNDTIATLGENITVGRFCRFQLGA, encoded by the coding sequence ATGGCTGCTATCACTGCCGCAATGGTTAAGGAACTGCGCGAAAAAACCGCCGCAGGTATGATGGACTGCAAGAAAGCCCTGCAGGAATGCGACGGCGACGAAGCAAAGGCCGTTGACTGGCTGCGCCAGAAGGGTCTTTCCAAGGCCGCCAAAAAGGCCGACCGCGCCACCTCCGAAGGGCTGATCGGCTCCTACATCCACTCCAACGGCAAAATCGGCGTCATGGTTGAGCTGAAATGCGAAACCGACTTCGTGGCACGTAACGAACAGTTCATCGAACTGGCCAAAAACCTGGCCATGCAGATCGCCGCCACCAACCCCGTGGCCGTGGACGAAAACGGCGTGGATGCAGAACTCATCGAACGCGAACGTGCAGTCTACCGCGAAAAGGCTCTTGCCGAAGGCAAGCCCGAAAATATCGTGGAAAAGATCGTTGATGGCGCTATCAAGAAGTACTACAAGGAAGTATGCCTTCTTGAACAGCCCTTCATCCGTGATGACAAGAAGGTTATCCGCGATCTGCTGAACGACACCATCGCCACTCTGGGCGAAAACATCACTGTCGGCCGTTTCTGCCGCTTCCAGCTGGGAGCGTAA